Below is a genomic region from Candidatus Tanganyikabacteria bacterium.
CGATTTCCGGCCTCGCCTACAAGCCTGCCACGGTCACGGTGCAGGCAGGTACGGTGGTACGCTGGGTGAACAAGGACGCGATGATCCACACCGTCACCAGCGACAAGCCCGGCTTCGACTCGGGGTCCATTCAGCCGGGCGCCGCCTGGTCGCGCAAGTTCGACAAGCCCGGGACCTACGCGTACCACTGCACGCCCCACCCGTTCATGGTCGGAAAGGTCGTCGTCAAGTGATCCACATCCGAAGCGCCCAGGCGGCCGACGTTCCGGCGCTGGCGGGAATCCTCGCCCAGGCCGGCTATCCGGTGGCCGAGCAGATCCTGGCGACGCGGCTGGAGAGCTACCTGGCCGATGCGCGCTCCGACGTCCTGGTGGCCGACGACGGGGGGCGCTTGCTCGGCATGGCCTGCGCGCACGTGATTCCGCTCCTGCACGATCCGCATCCGCTGTGCCGGATGACCATTCTCGCGGTGGTCGAGACCTGTCGGCGCCGGGGCATCGGCCGCCTGCTCCTGGCGTCGGTCGAGGAGTTCGCCAGGCTAAACGGCTGCCGCCGCGTGGAGATAACCAGCGCCGAGCACCGGGCGACGGCCCACGCTTTCTGCCGGGCCCTGGGCTACCAGGAGATCGAGCGGCGCTTCGTCCGCCCGTTCGAGTGCGCGACCGCCGGGTGGGTCACTCCTCGACCGTGATCGTGCCCTTCATGTTTGCGTGGTACTCGCAGCGGTACTCGTAGGTTCC
It encodes:
- a CDS encoding GNAT family N-acetyltransferase, which encodes MIHIRSAQAADVPALAGILAQAGYPVAEQILATRLESYLADARSDVLVADDGGRLLGMACAHVIPLLHDPHPLCRMTILAVVETCRRRGIGRLLLASVEEFARLNGCRRVEITSAEHRATAHAFCRALGYQEIERRFVRPFECATAGWVTPRP